A single region of the Neodiprion pinetum isolate iyNeoPine1 chromosome 5, iyNeoPine1.2, whole genome shotgun sequence genome encodes:
- the LOC124219603 gene encoding E3 ubiquitin-protein ligase Siah1 isoform X2: MPLTPPTSLPSLSVSILLSVSLSSSSSSSSPSPSSSSSSSSPSSSSSSSSVSSSSSPSSLPSADLASLFECPVCFDYVLPPILQCQSGHLVCSNCRPKLNCCPTCRGPLGNIRNLAMEKVASNVMFPCKYSTSGCTVSLVHTEKADHEDACEFRPYSCPCPGASCKWQGSLEQVMPHLVMSHKSITTLQGEDIVFLATDINLSGAVDWVMMQSCFGHHFMLVLEKQEKYDGHQQFFAIVQLIGSRKQAENFAYRLELNGHRRRLTWEAMPRSIHEGVSSAILNSDCLVFDTSMAQLFADNGNLGINVTISMA; encoded by the exons ATGCCGTTGACACCCCCGACGTCTTTGCCCTCCTTGTCAGTGTCAATATTACTGTCAGTTTCGTTatcctcgtcgtcgtcatcgtcatcgccatcgccatcatcttcatcatcatcatcatcaccatcatcatcatcatcatcatcatcagtatcatcatcatcatcgccgTCGTCGTTGCC TTCTGCGGATCTAGCCAGCCTCTTCGAATGCCCCGTGTGCTTTGACTATGTCTTGCCACCTATACTGCAATGCCAGAGCGGTCATCTAGTATGCAGCAACTGTCGCCCCAAGCTCAACTGTTGTCCCACTTGTCGGGGTCCCCTAG GTAACATCAGGAACCTGGCAATGGAGAAAGTAGCGAGCAATGTAATGTTCCCCTGCAAGTATTCGACAAGCGGTTGTACTGTATCTCTTGTCCACACGGAGAAAGCTGATCATGAGGATGCTTGTGAGTTTCGACCCTACAGTTGCCCTTGCCCCGGTGCTTCTTGCAAGTGGCAGGGATCTCTCGAACAAGTCATGCCTCACCTTGTTATGAGCCATAAGAGTATTACCACCCTTCAAG GTGAAGACATCGTATTTTTAGCAACGGATATCAATCTTTCTGGAGCAGTAGATTGGGTTATGATGCAGTCATGTTTTGGTCATCACTTTATGCTTGTCTTGGAGAAACAAGAAAAGTATGATGGACATCAGCAATTCTTTGCCATTGTTCAACTAATTGGTTCAAGGAAACAAGCTGAAAACTTCGCGTACAG ATTGGAATTGAATGGTCATAGACGACGGCTTACGTGGGAAGCTATGCCAAGATCTATCCACGAAGGTGTATCTTCTGCTATTCTTAATTCCGACTGCTTAGTGTTTGATACGTCGATGGCACAATTATTTGCCGATAATGGAAACCTTGGGATCAACGTGACCATTTCTATGGcctga
- the LOC124219603 gene encoding E3 ubiquitin-protein ligase SIAH1 isoform X1, which produces MSQLNISSGKRGRGVPGTSASAASALSSSADLASLFECPVCFDYVLPPILQCQSGHLVCSNCRPKLNCCPTCRGPLGNIRNLAMEKVASNVMFPCKYSTSGCTVSLVHTEKADHEDACEFRPYSCPCPGASCKWQGSLEQVMPHLVMSHKSITTLQGEDIVFLATDINLSGAVDWVMMQSCFGHHFMLVLEKQEKYDGHQQFFAIVQLIGSRKQAENFAYRLELNGHRRRLTWEAMPRSIHEGVSSAILNSDCLVFDTSMAQLFADNGNLGINVTISMA; this is translated from the exons ATGTCACAATTGAATATAAGTTCGGGAAAGCGAGGCCGTGGAGTACCGGGCACCTCAGCATCGGCAGCCTCTGCATTGAGCAGTTCTGCGGATCTAGCCAGCCTCTTCGAATGCCCCGTGTGCTTTGACTATGTCTTGCCACCTATACTGCAATGCCAGAGCGGTCATCTAGTATGCAGCAACTGTCGCCCCAAGCTCAACTGTTGTCCCACTTGTCGGGGTCCCCTAG GTAACATCAGGAACCTGGCAATGGAGAAAGTAGCGAGCAATGTAATGTTCCCCTGCAAGTATTCGACAAGCGGTTGTACTGTATCTCTTGTCCACACGGAGAAAGCTGATCATGAGGATGCTTGTGAGTTTCGACCCTACAGTTGCCCTTGCCCCGGTGCTTCTTGCAAGTGGCAGGGATCTCTCGAACAAGTCATGCCTCACCTTGTTATGAGCCATAAGAGTATTACCACCCTTCAAG GTGAAGACATCGTATTTTTAGCAACGGATATCAATCTTTCTGGAGCAGTAGATTGGGTTATGATGCAGTCATGTTTTGGTCATCACTTTATGCTTGTCTTGGAGAAACAAGAAAAGTATGATGGACATCAGCAATTCTTTGCCATTGTTCAACTAATTGGTTCAAGGAAACAAGCTGAAAACTTCGCGTACAG ATTGGAATTGAATGGTCATAGACGACGGCTTACGTGGGAAGCTATGCCAAGATCTATCCACGAAGGTGTATCTTCTGCTATTCTTAATTCCGACTGCTTAGTGTTTGATACGTCGATGGCACAATTATTTGCCGATAATGGAAACCTTGGGATCAACGTGACCATTTCTATGGcctga